One Candidatus Paceibacterota bacterium genomic window carries:
- a CDS encoding penicillin-binding transpeptidase domain-containing protein, translating into MITRIIKKNKLKNKNSFVEPDEIFLDSKNLQNFDRQQFEGRIERPISKKTILVLGILFLFFSGIFGARLVYLQIQKGESYFNRSQNNMFEKTLIFADRGIIYDRNKKELAWNEKGDLGINPPLEENKIANPPARAYLSPGFSHLLGYVSYPSQDNTGNFWQSKFIGKDGLEKEYNDTLEGENGATIVETDAFGKIYSENIVNTPKQGKDLVTTIDARIQGELFNLIKNLSANRTFSGGSGVIMDATNGEILTTTSFPEYNSEILSLGKDVQTINSYLTDKRKVFLDKNISGLYTPGSIVKPFFALGALTEGVIDPYKKILSTGSISIPNPYFPDQKTVFKDWQVNGWTNMMEALAVSSDVYFYEIGGGFQDQKGLGIANIEKYAKLFGFGDRSGIDLPDEKKGTIPSPQWKALNFKNDPWRIGDTYHTAIGQYGFQVTPMEMVRAVAAIGNGGTMLTPHLILGDTEKENQKTLLNLNKNYFDTIHQGMRLAVTSGTAKSLNVNFTQVAAKTGTAQVGLAKNKVNSWVIGFFPYDNPKYAFAIMMENGPSSTGSGAAASIMGQLLNWMSVNTPEYFK; encoded by the coding sequence ATGATCACCAGAATAATTAAAAAAAATAAATTAAAAAATAAAAATTCCTTCGTAGAGCCAGATGAAATTTTCCTAGACTCAAAAAATTTGCAGAATTTTGATCGCCAGCAATTTGAGGGGCGAATAGAGCGCCCGATCTCCAAAAAAACTATTTTAGTGCTGGGTATTTTGTTTTTATTTTTTTCTGGGATTTTTGGAGCTCGCCTAGTCTATCTGCAAATACAAAAAGGTGAGTCGTATTTTAACCGAAGTCAAAACAATATGTTTGAAAAGACTCTTATTTTTGCCGACAGGGGGATAATTTATGATCGAAATAAAAAGGAGTTGGCCTGGAACGAAAAAGGAGATCTTGGAATCAATCCACCTCTTGAAGAAAACAAAATCGCAAATCCTCCTGCTCGCGCATATTTATCTCCTGGATTTTCGCATCTTTTAGGATATGTGAGCTATCCTTCGCAAGACAACACTGGGAATTTTTGGCAAAGTAAATTTATAGGAAAAGATGGATTGGAAAAAGAATACAACGATACTCTTGAGGGCGAAAATGGAGCAACAATAGTGGAAACTGATGCTTTCGGTAAAATTTATTCAGAAAATATTGTAAATACTCCCAAACAAGGAAAAGATTTAGTAACTACGATCGACGCTCGAATTCAAGGAGAACTATTTAATCTTATTAAAAATCTTTCAGCTAATAGAACCTTTTCAGGCGGATCAGGGGTGATAATGGATGCTACAAACGGAGAGATCCTAACCACTACCAGTTTTCCTGAGTATAATTCTGAGATTTTATCTCTTGGAAAAGATGTACAGACGATAAATAGTTACTTAACGGATAAAAGGAAAGTTTTTCTGGATAAAAATATCTCAGGACTCTATACCCCTGGGTCTATCGTGAAGCCATTTTTTGCCTTAGGAGCTCTGACTGAAGGAGTGATTGATCCATATAAAAAAATTCTTTCTACGGGTTCTATTTCTATTCCAAATCCTTATTTTCCTGACCAAAAGACTGTTTTTAAGGACTGGCAAGTAAACGGCTGGACTAATATGATGGAAGCCTTGGCAGTATCTTCGGATGTATATTTTTATGAAATTGGGGGAGGATTTCAAGATCAAAAAGGGCTTGGAATAGCAAATATTGAAAAATATGCCAAGCTTTTTGGCTTTGGAGACAGGTCTGGAATCGACTTGCCAGATGAAAAAAAGGGGACAATCCCGAGTCCGCAATGGAAAGCTTTGAATTTCAAAAATGACCCTTGGCGCATTGGAGACACTTATCACACCGCCATCGGACAATATGGTTTCCAAGTGACTCCGATGGAAATGGTTCGCGCCGTAGCCGCTATAGGAAACGGGGGGACAATGCTGACTCCGCATTTAATTCTCGGAGACACAGAAAAGGAAAATCAAAAAACTTTGCTAAATTTAAACAAAAATTATTTTGACACCATCCACCAAGGAATGAGGCTTGCTGTTACATCTGGAACTGCAAAATCACTCAACGTTAATTTTACCCAAGTCGCTGCAAAAACCGGTACCGCGCAAGTCGGCCTCGCAAAAAATAAAGTGAACTCCTGGGTCATCGGCTTTTTCCCTTACGACAATCCCAAATACGCTTTTGCAATAATGATGGAGAATGGGCCATCTTCAACAGGCAGTGGCGCCGCTGCATCTATTATGGGCCAGCTTCTAAACTGGATGTCTGTAAATACCCCAGAATATTTTAAATAA